The proteins below are encoded in one region of Qipengyuania sp. HL-TH1:
- a CDS encoding catalase family protein — translation MQPIRFTPDVEQVDPDEQRLTREIVEQMNATARNAFERHRHAHRDAHAKSHAILKGSMTVQDGLSAELAQGIFASPKTYEVVARLSSAPGDIHSDEVPAPRGFAIKVIGVPGDRLSPDIGGENQDFLMVNFPVLAFGTIPKYKQMLGLLEKNAHAPDFFQRLVAGVARGAKDALEAVGKVPSATLEGLARDNNHPLGETYHTQAAVRFGDHVAKLSLAPKSRSVRDLTGRDLGDVQYSTMRDVIGNFFRANGAEYELRAQLCTDLETMPVEDAAVLWEEEKSPHRAVATLRFDSQGPYSPPRQVFGDDVLSFNPWNGVEAHRPLGGIMRIRRAAYERSSAYRHTQNDRPRIEPQALSDIPD, via the coding sequence ATGCAGCCCATACGGTTCACCCCCGATGTCGAGCAAGTCGATCCCGACGAACAGCGGCTGACGCGCGAGATCGTCGAACAGATGAATGCGACGGCGCGCAACGCGTTCGAACGGCATCGGCACGCCCATCGCGATGCCCATGCGAAATCGCACGCGATCCTTAAGGGTAGCATGACCGTGCAGGACGGTCTGTCGGCTGAGCTTGCGCAGGGCATCTTCGCTTCTCCGAAGACCTACGAGGTCGTCGCGCGGCTTTCGTCCGCGCCGGGCGATATCCATTCGGACGAGGTTCCGGCCCCGCGCGGTTTCGCGATCAAGGTGATCGGCGTTCCGGGTGACCGGCTTTCGCCCGACATCGGCGGCGAGAACCAGGATTTCCTGATGGTGAATTTCCCGGTGCTCGCCTTCGGCACGATCCCGAAATACAAGCAGATGCTGGGTCTGCTCGAAAAGAACGCGCATGCGCCCGACTTCTTTCAGCGGCTCGTTGCCGGCGTGGCGCGCGGCGCGAAGGATGCGTTGGAAGCGGTGGGCAAGGTGCCGAGCGCGACGCTCGAGGGGTTGGCGCGCGACAACAATCATCCTCTCGGCGAAACCTATCATACGCAGGCCGCTGTCCGGTTCGGCGACCATGTAGCCAAACTGTCGCTCGCCCCGAAATCCCGATCCGTGCGCGATTTGACCGGTCGGGATCTCGGAGACGTTCAATATTCGACTATGCGCGACGTGATCGGCAATTTTTTCCGCGCGAACGGCGCCGAATATGAATTGCGCGCGCAGCTCTGCACCGATCTCGAAACGATGCCGGTGGAAGATGCGGCGGTGTTGTGGGAAGAGGAAAAGTCTCCTCATCGTGCCGTCGCCACGCTGCGCTTCGACAGCCAAGGCCCCTACAGCCCGCCACGCCAGGTGTTCGGCGACGATGTATTGTCGTTCAATCCATGGAACGGCGTCGAGGCGCATCGTCCGCTGGGCGGCATCATGCGCATTCGCCGCGCGGCCTACGAACGGTCCAGCGCCTATCGTCACACCCAGAACGATCGCCCGCGCATAGAGCCGCAGGCCCTGTCCGACATTCCCGATTGA
- a CDS encoding TetR-like C-terminal domain-containing protein: MAGLLTQVARRSYKALGKQLAGAAEGLEGNAALRALTAVYVRFARDNTGRFRLMGRTDLIELEDDDLRAAAYRAMRPLAAAAAGTRGLGVPTPEFERLDPRLIAAIAPAHGLAHLATEGRLAATMRSGEVGAQAQDTLVDEVLRALWP, translated from the coding sequence ATGGCGGGCTTGCTGACGCAGGTGGCGCGGCGCAGTTACAAGGCACTGGGCAAGCAACTGGCAGGCGCGGCAGAGGGGCTGGAAGGCAACGCGGCGCTGCGCGCGCTGACCGCCGTCTATGTTAGGTTCGCGCGCGACAACACGGGCCGTTTCCGCCTGATGGGCCGCACCGACTTGATCGAATTGGAGGACGATGACCTGCGGGCTGCGGCCTATCGGGCGATGCGCCCGCTCGCCGCCGCCGCTGCCGGAACACGCGGCCTCGGCGTGCCGACCCCCGAGTTCGAGCGACTGGATCCGCGCCTGATCGCCGCCATCGCCCCCGCGCACGGACTGGCGCATCTGGCCACCGAAGGACGGCTGGCCGCGACAATGCGGTCGGGAGAGGTGGGCGCGCAGGCGCAAGACACGTTGGTGGACGAGGTTTTGCGCGCGCTGTGGCCTTGA
- a CDS encoding RNA polymerase sigma factor — protein sequence MTERAPAELERVSRQYRPALLAYFRRRVSSHAEAEDMTQEVFIRLARKGEDNLEVSEPFIFRIAANILRDHARRQRVRHAYRSRVLQDTSLGIDPLDPHRSLVARETLGALWSGIQALPEPTRQIFVLYRVEGIDKQTIADSFALHVRTVEKHITRAMVALARRIEKRP from the coding sequence GTGACAGAGCGAGCCCCAGCCGAACTTGAAAGGGTTAGCCGTCAGTATCGACCAGCACTGCTCGCGTACTTTCGCCGCAGGGTGTCGAGTCATGCCGAAGCCGAAGATATGACGCAGGAGGTTTTCATTCGTCTCGCCCGCAAGGGCGAGGATAATCTGGAGGTAAGCGAGCCCTTCATTTTTCGCATAGCCGCAAATATTTTGCGGGATCACGCACGCCGCCAACGTGTGCGTCACGCCTATCGTTCGCGGGTTCTTCAGGACACAAGCCTGGGTATCGACCCGCTTGATCCGCACCGCTCCCTTGTAGCGCGCGAAACACTGGGAGCGCTGTGGTCAGGCATTCAGGCCCTGCCCGAGCCCACTCGCCAGATTTTCGTTCTCTACCGTGTCGAGGGAATCGACAAACAGACGATCGCCGACAGTTTCGCCCTCCACGTGCGCACGGTCGAGAAGCACATTACCCGCGCCATGGTCGCGCTCGCACGCCGGATAGAGAAAAGACCATGA
- a CDS encoding ANTAR domain-containing response regulator yields the protein MRIAVIDESRARATIIEEGLRAFEGSEIFVLSERKGLLSRIAEIEPDIVLMDLGNPARDVLEEYFAVSRALARPIAIFVDETDDQAIAASIDAGVSAYVVDGLSAPRIRPLLDLAVKRFHAFARLEEDLAKARGRLHERDQIDQAKRILMAERRWTEPEAYAELRRKAMDSNKRIAAIAEAVVTAHELMKGDR from the coding sequence ATGCGGATTGCGGTGATTGATGAGAGCCGGGCACGGGCCACCATAATAGAGGAAGGCCTGCGCGCCTTCGAAGGCTCGGAAATCTTCGTTCTCTCTGAGCGCAAGGGTCTGCTGTCCCGCATTGCCGAAATCGAGCCGGACATCGTGCTGATGGATCTCGGCAACCCCGCGCGCGACGTGCTGGAAGAATATTTCGCCGTCAGCCGAGCGCTGGCGCGGCCCATCGCGATATTCGTCGATGAAACCGATGACCAGGCGATCGCGGCCTCGATCGATGCAGGCGTATCGGCCTATGTCGTCGATGGGCTTTCCGCACCGCGTATCCGGCCCTTGCTGGATCTGGCCGTCAAGCGGTTCCATGCCTTCGCCCGTCTGGAAGAGGATCTGGCCAAGGCGCGCGGACGATTGCACGAGCGCGATCAGATCGATCAGGCCAAGCGGATTCTCATGGCCGAGCGACGCTGGACCGAACCCGAAGCCTATGCCGAATTGCGACGCAAGGCGATGGATTCGAACAAGCGGATCGCAGCGATCGCCGAGGCTGTGGTGACGGCGCACGAACTGATGAAAGGGGATCGATGA
- a CDS encoding molybdopterin molybdotransferase MoeA — translation MIAFDEAMSRALSMVRPLESERVAVSDARGRVLAETVHAEIDAPRADISAMDGYAVRLDEARSGQSLKVVGEAFAGTPFTAPLGEGQAVRIFTGAHVPAGADCVVMQEYAQRSGDTVTFGQGFGPSRHIRKRGGDFAAGALMIERGTRLSPAAMIALAGADKADVAVARQPRVAIIVTGEELVSPGSAAASANRQPDSASYGVAALAERYGVKIVQIFRAGDDLAALEDIATHALSLADCVIVIGGASVGERDFAKPMFAGAELEFAFSKVAIKPGKPVWFGTAGGRYVLGLPGNPGSALVTARLFAAPLLIALQGGDAPAEIQTVPLPLAAALEPGGSRETFLRARLDQAGLKPVANQESGAQAPLAQSTWLIWREAHAQAQAAGAMVRAIPL, via the coding sequence ATGATCGCTTTTGACGAAGCCATGTCGCGGGCACTGTCGATGGTCCGCCCACTGGAAAGCGAGCGGGTCGCGGTATCCGATGCGCGCGGGCGGGTGCTGGCCGAGACTGTCCACGCCGAGATCGACGCACCCCGCGCCGATATTTCGGCGATGGATGGCTATGCGGTGCGGCTCGACGAGGCGCGATCGGGCCAAAGCCTGAAGGTAGTCGGCGAAGCTTTCGCAGGCACACCGTTCACGGCTCCGCTCGGTGAGGGACAGGCGGTGCGCATCTTTACAGGCGCGCACGTGCCTGCGGGCGCCGATTGCGTCGTGATGCAGGAATATGCGCAGCGTAGCGGGGATACGGTCACCTTCGGGCAAGGGTTCGGGCCGAGCAGGCACATCCGCAAACGTGGCGGCGATTTCGCCGCAGGTGCGCTTATGATCGAGCGGGGCACCCGTCTCTCGCCTGCCGCCATGATCGCACTGGCCGGGGCGGACAAGGCCGACGTCGCGGTCGCCCGGCAGCCGAGGGTCGCTATCATCGTGACCGGAGAAGAACTGGTCTCGCCCGGATCGGCTGCGGCCAGTGCCAACCGCCAACCGGATTCGGCAAGCTATGGGGTTGCTGCACTGGCAGAGCGTTATGGCGTGAAGATCGTGCAGATATTCCGCGCAGGAGACGATCTTGCCGCGCTCGAAGACATCGCCACCCATGCGCTTTCGCTGGCCGATTGCGTGATCGTCATCGGGGGCGCATCGGTGGGCGAGCGCGATTTCGCCAAGCCGATGTTCGCCGGTGCGGAGCTGGAATTTGCCTTTTCCAAGGTAGCGATCAAGCCCGGAAAGCCGGTGTGGTTCGGCACGGCTGGTGGGAGATATGTGCTCGGCCTTCCGGGCAATCCCGGTTCCGCATTGGTGACCGCGCGCCTGTTTGCGGCCCCCTTGCTGATCGCTTTGCAAGGTGGGGATGCTCCGGCCGAGATTCAGACCGTACCGCTACCGCTGGCGGCGGCTCTGGAACCAGGCGGGTCACGCGAAACCTTCCTTCGGGCGCGCCTCGATCAGGCTGGGCTGAAGCCCGTTGCCAATCAGGAAAGCGGCGCTCAAGCCCCCTTGGCCCAGAGCACTTGGCTGATCTGGCGCGAAGCGCATGCCCAAGCGCAGGCAGCAGGGGCGATGGTTCGTGCTATTCCCTTATGA
- a CDS encoding acyl-CoA thioesterase: MNPQRGQGGGSAFVYPITVGPDAIDELDHVNNAVYLTWVQQAITAYWVAHAPAEEVAKIAWIALRHDIKYRSEAFLDDQLEAKVLLRGFRGSRSQFEIQFSRGSVSVAEVDTTLCCIDRETRQLHRITNELARHFAIVA, translated from the coding sequence ATGAACCCACAGAGGGGGCAGGGGGGCGGTTCGGCTTTCGTCTATCCCATCACGGTCGGCCCTGATGCGATCGACGAGCTCGATCACGTCAACAATGCGGTCTATCTGACCTGGGTGCAGCAGGCGATCACCGCCTATTGGGTCGCACATGCGCCGGCGGAGGAGGTCGCAAAGATCGCATGGATCGCCCTGCGCCACGACATCAAATATCGCAGCGAGGCGTTTCTCGACGACCAGCTCGAGGCGAAAGTCCTCCTCAGGGGCTTTCGTGGTTCCCGCTCGCAATTCGAAATACAGTTCAGCCGCGGCAGCGTGTCTGTCGCCGAAGTGGACACGACCCTGTGCTGCATCGACCGAGAAACACGGCAGCTGCACCGCATCACGAACGAGTTGGCGAGGCATTTCGCCATTGTAGCTTAA
- a CDS encoding CmpA/NrtA family ABC transporter substrate-binding protein, which produces MSEKLTIGFLPLVDACLPILARELGFAEEEGLDLALTRDVTWATVLDRLLYGHTDAAHMLAPLAIATTMGIGRPPQKLAAPFVLGLNGNAITLRTELADAVCPEPVLGDPAAVGAALAKQAEKAAANGRTLRFGVVHRHSSHNYMLRYWLSACGIRPDVDIEIVTVAPPFSADALESGEIDGSCVGEPWNSVAVDRGAGRIVLATAQIWRRGVEKVLAVKEARLGERSEAVEGLIRAMRQAGKWFVDPANRESAAAILARPEYLDGSAEIIGRDIADEIVLEAGRGTSSYPDFMFQYNEAANFPWISQAKWLYSQLILWEGKPFDTGDAERAGRVFRPDVYRQALRGTGDLLPGASSKVEGSIDGSLAVGAEQGRITLSSNGFFDGRIFDPDEVEAYVAGQR; this is translated from the coding sequence ATGAGCGAGAAACTGACCATTGGATTCCTGCCGCTGGTCGATGCCTGCCTGCCTATTCTGGCGCGGGAACTGGGATTTGCGGAAGAGGAGGGGCTGGACCTCGCACTGACGCGCGATGTCACCTGGGCGACCGTGCTCGATCGACTGCTCTATGGCCATACCGATGCCGCGCACATGCTCGCGCCTCTGGCCATCGCGACGACCATGGGCATCGGGCGACCGCCACAGAAGCTTGCTGCGCCATTCGTGCTCGGCCTCAATGGCAATGCGATCACCCTGCGAACCGAATTGGCGGATGCGGTTTGTCCCGAGCCGGTCCTCGGCGATCCGGCCGCTGTCGGCGCGGCGTTGGCGAAGCAGGCTGAGAAGGCGGCTGCGAATGGCCGCACGCTGCGGTTCGGCGTGGTACATCGCCATTCCTCGCATAATTACATGCTGCGATACTGGCTGTCCGCCTGCGGCATTCGCCCCGATGTCGATATCGAGATCGTCACCGTGGCCCCGCCGTTCAGCGCGGATGCACTGGAATCGGGCGAGATCGACGGGTCTTGCGTGGGCGAGCCGTGGAACTCGGTCGCCGTGGATCGCGGCGCGGGGCGGATCGTTCTGGCCACCGCGCAGATCTGGCGGCGGGGCGTGGAAAAGGTTCTGGCGGTCAAGGAAGCGCGCCTTGGGGAACGATCCGAGGCGGTCGAGGGGCTGATTCGCGCCATGCGACAGGCGGGCAAATGGTTCGTCGATCCGGCGAACAGGGAAAGCGCCGCCGCAATTCTCGCCCGACCGGAATATCTCGACGGCTCGGCAGAAATAATCGGTCGGGACATCGCCGATGAGATTGTGCTGGAGGCAGGCAGGGGCACAAGCTCCTATCCGGATTTCATGTTCCAGTACAACGAAGCGGCGAACTTCCCGTGGATCAGCCAGGCGAAGTGGCTCTATTCCCAGCTCATTCTCTGGGAAGGCAAGCCATTCGACACTGGCGATGCGGAGCGCGCCGGGCGCGTTTTTCGTCCGGATGTCTATCGGCAGGCCCTGCGCGGGACCGGAGACCTGCTGCCCGGGGCAAGTTCGAAGGTCGAAGGCAGCATTGACGGTTCGCTTGCCGTGGGTGCCGAGCAAGGCCGGATTACCTTGAGTTCGAATGGCTTTTTCGATGGTCGGATATTCGACCCCGACGAAGTCGAAGCCTATGTTGCGGGCCAGCGATGA
- a CDS encoding ArsR/SmtB family transcription factor, translating to MLAQCLVTAPRHLRQQARHVLSRTFATLADPTRRALLTHLREGELTVSDLSAPFDQTLAAVSKLLLVLERAGLVEQRREGARRPRRLVVAPLAAAEAWIARYRKFWTGSLDSLDTHLRSNGKDIDGQG from the coding sequence TTGCTTGCCCAGTGCCTTGTAACTGCGCCGCGCCACCTGCGTCAGCAAGCCCGCCATGTTCTCAGTCGAACCTTCGCAACGCTGGCGGACCCGACCCGCCGGGCGCTGCTCACGCACCTGCGCGAAGGAGAGTTGACCGTGAGCGATCTCTCGGCGCCATTCGATCAGACCCTCGCCGCCGTTTCCAAGCTCCTGCTTGTCCTCGAGCGCGCCGGGCTTGTTGAGCAGCGACGTGAGGGGGCGCGTCGCCCGCGCCGCCTCGTCGTGGCGCCGCTAGCCGCAGCCGAGGCCTGGATCGCACGCTACCGCAAGTTCTGGACGGGAAGTCTGGACAGTCTCGACACGCATCTTCGCAGCAACGGCAAAGACATCGATGGACAAGGATAA
- a CDS encoding DJ-1/PfpI family protein, which produces MRPITVVLTEGYSDWEIAPLCGAGRAFYEAEFRFVSPTGGALTSAAGLPIAETARFEAPDDGVVVVCGGPAFEADDGLKIGQKLRQARQSGCIIAGICGGTIALARAGMLDDVSHTSNGPDYLRKYVEAYSGTGRYVDKPKAVRDKDIITAPAPAPASFASEVLAAAGLEPRKAEELKSMLGAEHSS; this is translated from the coding sequence ATGCGCCCCATCACAGTTGTCCTCACAGAAGGTTATTCGGACTGGGAAATTGCACCGTTGTGCGGTGCTGGCCGTGCCTTTTACGAGGCGGAATTTCGGTTCGTATCTCCAACGGGGGGCGCTCTTACGTCTGCTGCAGGCCTACCGATCGCCGAAACTGCGAGGTTCGAAGCACCGGACGATGGCGTCGTCGTGGTTTGCGGGGGTCCCGCTTTCGAGGCTGACGATGGCTTGAAAATTGGTCAAAAGTTGAGGCAAGCGCGTCAGTCAGGTTGCATCATCGCTGGCATTTGCGGTGGAACGATCGCCCTGGCCCGTGCCGGTATGCTCGATGATGTCAGCCACACATCTAACGGGCCTGATTATCTTAGGAAATACGTCGAAGCGTACTCGGGCACAGGTAGGTACGTCGATAAGCCGAAGGCCGTTCGCGATAAGGACATCATCACTGCTCCGGCCCCTGCCCCTGCGAGCTTCGCGAGCGAAGTCCTCGCGGCAGCGGGACTCGAACCTCGGAAGGCAGAAGAGTTGAAAAGCATGCTCGGCGCAGAGCATTCGAGTTAA
- a CDS encoding SRPBCC family protein, protein MDKDKQHSLELEHRFDAPPQEVFAAWTNPTEIVRWWGPKEFRTTSFDADVREGGESRAVMVGEDGKELPHGGRYLTIEPPRLLVFTFRWEEPDASETEMRINFEPDGSGTKLTLTQAPFDDVEELNRMLVTIPTLSDK, encoded by the coding sequence ATGGACAAGGATAAGCAGCATTCTCTCGAACTCGAGCATCGGTTCGACGCCCCGCCGCAGGAGGTTTTCGCGGCCTGGACCAATCCGACGGAAATAGTGCGCTGGTGGGGACCCAAAGAGTTCAGGACTACCTCGTTCGATGCCGACGTCCGCGAGGGCGGCGAATCGCGCGCGGTCATGGTCGGCGAGGACGGGAAGGAACTGCCGCACGGTGGCCGTTATCTGACCATCGAGCCTCCGCGCCTGCTCGTGTTCACATTCCGTTGGGAAGAGCCCGATGCCTCTGAGACGGAGATGCGGATCAACTTCGAACCGGACGGAAGCGGCACGAAACTAACCCTTACGCAAGCTCCGTTCGACGATGTCGAAGAGCTTAACCGCATGCTAGTGACCATCCCGACCCTATCAGACAAATGA
- a CDS encoding TetR/AcrR family transcriptional regulator, giving the protein MSGETTSKSRRQSQAETRAKLIESAERLMIAHSIPALSVRQLCADAGFTQGAFYSNFESKELLLLEVMEGHLAEQRDRLEDLAASIPEADIDQAMQTLAAWLAHIPDRQAWAALALELQLYAFRNPEFRAQYKAAEARVTAQFRVLIEGLAAQFGQPLRLPADVITETLLILWHTAVLRSGDGTQPEESYVKVFRQIMFGEPSAG; this is encoded by the coding sequence ATGAGCGGCGAAACCACCAGCAAATCGCGTCGGCAAAGCCAGGCGGAAACACGCGCCAAGCTGATCGAATCGGCCGAGCGGCTGATGATCGCCCATTCTATCCCGGCACTTTCCGTGCGCCAGCTCTGCGCCGACGCCGGATTTACGCAAGGCGCCTTTTATTCGAACTTCGAGAGCAAGGAGTTGCTGCTGCTCGAAGTCATGGAAGGTCACTTGGCCGAACAGCGGGACCGACTGGAAGACCTCGCCGCCTCGATCCCGGAAGCCGATATCGACCAGGCCATGCAAACGCTTGCTGCGTGGCTAGCCCACATCCCCGATCGCCAGGCCTGGGCGGCGCTGGCGCTGGAATTGCAGCTCTATGCCTTTCGCAACCCGGAATTCCGCGCGCAGTACAAGGCTGCGGAGGCGCGTGTAACGGCCCAGTTCCGGGTTCTGATCGAAGGCCTGGCCGCCCAGTTTGGGCAGCCACTCCGCTTGCCCGCCGATGTCATCACCGAAACCTTGCTCATACTCTGGCATACCGCGGTCTTGCGATCGGGCGACGGCACCCAGCCGGAAGAAAGTTACGTGAAGGTCTTCAGGCAGATCATGTTCGGCGAACCGTCAGCCGGATAG
- a CDS encoding Dyp-type peroxidase, whose protein sequence is MGILQELSARFRPDKVKLQLDDIQALILRSRPEPYVGIHSMIHVDEAAGGRDLLRRLAAHIPAASGWTDELDSWTGVAISYDGLKALGLPETSLGSFPLAFQQGMAARAEQLRDLGENAPETWEDPYRPGTCHIALTIYARDDDALDGVLAKAEAELEKSTGITLIGTHRFGADEDAKNPFGFRDSISQPLVDGSGVDPLPGQERAIAPGEFILGEDSETGSPLAMPQPEPLGRNGSYIVLRKYQSRVGAFNDFLRGQSADEAEQDYIAAKMFGRWQSGAPLPLAPERDDPELGADPQRNNDFSYEDDHRGLVCPHAAHMRRLNPRDSQLTILSDVNIHRIIRRSSTYGPKWSRDVTSEVDAQEDRGLFFIFISARAFDTIEFLQQEWINRGNFVDLGEERDPVVGLHQTPGTFTIPETPVRRKIDGVTTFNRLRGGEYMFMPSLTALRWIGDGAWEEGASP, encoded by the coding sequence ATGGGCATTCTCCAAGAACTTTCCGCCCGCTTCCGTCCCGACAAGGTCAAGCTCCAGCTCGACGATATCCAGGCGCTGATCCTGCGATCCCGGCCCGAACCCTATGTCGGCATCCATTCGATGATCCATGTCGACGAGGCCGCGGGTGGTCGGGATCTTTTACGACGCTTGGCCGCCCATATCCCTGCTGCATCGGGGTGGACGGATGAACTAGATTCGTGGACCGGCGTCGCCATCAGCTACGATGGCTTGAAGGCACTCGGGCTGCCGGAAACCTCGCTGGGGAGTTTTCCGCTGGCCTTCCAGCAGGGCATGGCCGCTCGTGCCGAGCAACTACGCGATTTAGGCGAAAACGCGCCCGAAACATGGGAGGATCCCTATCGCCCCGGCACCTGCCATATCGCATTGACCATTTATGCGCGCGACGACGATGCGCTCGACGGCGTGCTGGCAAAGGCCGAGGCCGAACTGGAAAAATCCACCGGCATCACGCTGATCGGTACGCACCGTTTCGGTGCCGACGAGGACGCAAAGAACCCCTTCGGCTTTCGCGACAGCATTTCGCAGCCGTTGGTCGACGGGAGCGGGGTCGACCCCTTGCCCGGTCAGGAGCGCGCTATCGCGCCTGGAGAATTCATCTTGGGCGAGGACAGTGAGACCGGCAGCCCGCTCGCCATGCCGCAACCCGAACCGCTTGGGCGCAACGGGTCATACATCGTGCTGCGCAAATACCAGAGCCGGGTCGGCGCCTTCAACGACTTCCTGCGCGGACAATCCGCCGACGAAGCCGAGCAGGATTATATCGCCGCGAAAATGTTCGGCCGGTGGCAGAGCGGTGCGCCATTGCCGCTTGCGCCGGAACGGGATGATCCGGAGCTCGGTGCCGATCCGCAGCGCAACAACGACTTCTCTTACGAAGACGATCATCGCGGCCTTGTCTGTCCGCACGCCGCGCACATGCGCCGCCTCAATCCGCGCGACAGCCAGCTTACGATCCTCAGCGACGTGAACATCCACCGCATTATCAGGCGCTCGTCTACCTATGGACCGAAATGGAGCCGCGACGTGACATCCGAAGTCGATGCGCAGGAAGATCGCGGGCTGTTCTTCATCTTCATCAGCGCCAGGGCCTTCGATACGATCGAATTTCTCCAGCAGGAATGGATCAACCGTGGCAACTTCGTCGATCTGGGCGAAGAACGGGATCCGGTCGTCGGCCTGCACCAGACGCCCGGGACCTTTACCATTCCCGAAACGCCGGTGCGCCGAAAAATCGATGGCGTGACCACCTTCAACCGGCTGCGCGGCGGGGAATACATGTTCATGCCCTCGCTAACGGCGCTGCGCTGGATTGGCGATGGCGCATGGGAAGAAGGCGCGAGCCCATGA
- a CDS encoding FecR family protein, producing MSFPTQDEGVTPFEEQAAKWCCLLAEDALDLSEQREFDAWICADPRHEEAFEKMVLVWQGADAIAEMPGFLSLRAQALTAMEEGQPDWHEPMPKRFVYMGAGFAAAVMLLAVLTGLVFIGNQSEIYTTGIGERRVVSLEDGSKLSLDAASSVEVTYSRERRALSIERGRAKFDVASDPLRPFIVTAGDKTVVAIGTAFSVELLPQQIRVFLYEGHVAVLDEAEATDLADASKLLADGSLSDRVFMPGQELILSTKARTATIAPGDVERSLSWEGGRLSFIDEPLSLAIERVNRTSDTPIVLGDAAAGRLIINGEFDAGDTAAFVSGVASLYPVRVSADEKKIVISSAKLKLPEK from the coding sequence ATGAGTTTTCCCACCCAAGATGAGGGTGTGACCCCCTTCGAAGAGCAGGCAGCGAAGTGGTGCTGCCTGCTTGCCGAAGACGCACTGGATCTCTCCGAACAAAGGGAATTCGACGCCTGGATCTGTGCCGACCCCCGCCACGAAGAAGCGTTCGAGAAAATGGTTCTGGTTTGGCAAGGGGCCGATGCGATAGCGGAAATGCCTGGCTTCCTCTCGCTGCGCGCGCAGGCGTTAACAGCGATGGAAGAGGGGCAGCCGGATTGGCATGAGCCAATGCCCAAGCGTTTTGTATACATGGGCGCGGGTTTTGCGGCCGCTGTCATGCTTCTCGCCGTGCTGACCGGCCTGGTGTTCATTGGGAACCAGTCCGAAATCTATACGACCGGTATCGGAGAGCGCAGGGTCGTCAGTCTCGAAGACGGCTCGAAGCTCTCGCTCGATGCTGCGAGCAGTGTCGAGGTTACTTATTCTCGTGAGCGACGCGCCCTTTCGATCGAACGCGGACGGGCCAAGTTCGACGTCGCCAGTGATCCGCTGCGTCCGTTCATTGTAACCGCGGGCGACAAGACCGTTGTCGCAATCGGCACCGCCTTCAGTGTCGAACTTCTGCCTCAACAGATCAGAGTATTTCTCTACGAAGGGCATGTCGCGGTGCTCGACGAGGCCGAGGCAACCGATCTGGCGGATGCGTCCAAGCTGTTGGCAGACGGCTCCTTGAGCGATCGGGTCTTCATGCCCGGCCAGGAGCTGATCTTGTCCACAAAGGCTCGCACGGCCACGATTGCGCCCGGCGATGTGGAGCGTTCCCTTAGCTGGGAGGGCGGTCGATTGAGCTTTATCGATGAACCTCTATCGCTCGCGATCGAACGGGTGAACCGGACCTCGGACACTCCGATAGTGCTGGGTGATGCGGCTGCCGGACGACTGATCATCAATGGCGAGTTCGATGCAGGCGATACTGCCGCCTTCGTCAGCGGTGTCGCCTCTCTGTACCCCGTCAGGGTCAGCGCGGACGAGAAGAAGATTGTGATTTCGAGTGCAAAGTTGAAACTGCCCGAAAAATAA